The following proteins are encoded in a genomic region of Xanthomonas cassavae CFBP 4642:
- a CDS encoding glutathione S-transferase family protein: MSDDRHITLFHNSRSRSRGVLVLLEELGASYSLQRIDLEQEQQRTPEFLAINPMGKIPTIVHGTSVVTEQGAIYQYLAELYPEAGLSPAPGDADRGAYLRWLAFYGSAFEPAIIDLALKREAPPRSLSPYADAATVLAVVDAQLAKGDYLLGARCSAADVLWGGALAWMVEFGLIDPPGPTHAYIARMAARPAVARAEAVDHPAGADAAGTSG, from the coding sequence ATGTCAGACGACCGCCACATCACCCTGTTCCACAATTCCCGCTCACGCTCGCGCGGCGTGCTGGTGCTGCTGGAAGAACTGGGCGCCAGTTACAGCCTGCAGCGCATCGACCTGGAACAGGAGCAGCAGCGCACGCCGGAATTCCTGGCGATCAACCCGATGGGCAAGATCCCGACCATTGTCCATGGCACCAGCGTGGTCACCGAGCAGGGAGCCATCTACCAGTACCTGGCCGAGTTGTATCCGGAAGCCGGCCTGTCGCCGGCGCCGGGCGACGCCGACCGGGGCGCCTACCTGCGCTGGCTGGCGTTCTACGGTTCGGCCTTCGAGCCGGCGATCATCGACCTTGCGCTCAAGCGCGAGGCGCCACCGCGCTCGCTTTCGCCCTACGCCGACGCCGCCACCGTGCTGGCGGTGGTCGATGCGCAGCTGGCCAAGGGCGATTACCTGCTGGGTGCACGCTGCAGTGCGGCCGACGTGCTCTGGGGCGGCGCCCTGGCATGGATGGTGGAATTCGGCCTGATCGATCCACCGGGCCCGACCCACGCCTACATCGCCCGGATGGCCGCGCGCCCGGCGGTGGCGCGTGCCGAGGCAGTCGACCACCCCGCCGGTGCGGACGCTGCCGGCACAAGCGGGTAA
- the miaB gene encoding tRNA (N6-isopentenyl adenosine(37)-C2)-methylthiotransferase MiaB, with protein sequence MPGTSVSDLSTATAVDAPALVPLPVVRPAAPAVVRGKLYIKTHGCQMNEYDSAKMADVLAASEGLELTDTPEDADVVLVNTCSIREKAQEKVFSQLGRWKALKAGGKPVIIGVGGCVASQEGEAIVKRAPHVDLVFGPQTLHRLPELIRARRESGKSQVDISFPEIEKFDRLPEPRAEGPSAFVSIMEGCSKYCSFCVVPYTRGEEVSRPFEDVLVEVAQLAAQGVREINLLGQNVNAYRGAYGADAGEAVQYADLGLLIRTIAQIEGVGRIRFTTSHPLEFSDSLVDAYRDVPQLANYLHLPVQAGSDRILSAMKRGYTALEFKSKIRKLRAVRPDISISSDFIVGFPGETEADFEKTMKLIEDVGFDQSFSFVYSRRPGTPASDLHDDTPEAVKQARLARLQAQISAHAAGISQSMVGSVQRVLVEGPSRRDPNELTGKSENMRPVNFPGHPRLIGQFVDVLITEAMSNSLRGRIQLDDSAG encoded by the coding sequence ATGCCCGGGACATCCGTTTCCGACCTGTCCACGGCCACCGCCGTGGACGCTCCCGCCCTCGTGCCGTTGCCGGTCGTCCGCCCGGCAGCGCCTGCCGTGGTGCGCGGCAAGCTGTACATCAAGACCCACGGTTGCCAGATGAACGAGTACGACTCGGCCAAGATGGCCGACGTGCTCGCCGCCTCCGAGGGCCTGGAGCTGACCGACACCCCCGAAGACGCCGACGTGGTGCTGGTCAATACCTGTTCCATCCGCGAAAAGGCGCAGGAGAAGGTGTTCAGCCAGCTGGGGCGCTGGAAGGCGCTGAAAGCCGGCGGCAAGCCGGTGATCATCGGCGTGGGGGGCTGCGTGGCCTCGCAGGAAGGCGAAGCGATCGTCAAGCGCGCACCCCACGTGGACCTGGTGTTCGGGCCGCAGACCCTGCACCGGCTACCGGAACTGATCCGCGCCCGGCGCGAGTCGGGCAAGTCGCAGGTGGACATCAGCTTCCCGGAGATCGAGAAGTTCGACCGCCTGCCCGAGCCGCGTGCCGAAGGCCCGTCGGCGTTCGTGTCGATCATGGAAGGCTGCTCCAAGTACTGCTCGTTCTGCGTGGTGCCCTACACCCGTGGCGAAGAAGTCAGCCGCCCGTTCGAGGACGTACTGGTGGAGGTGGCGCAGCTCGCGGCGCAAGGCGTGCGCGAGATCAACCTGCTTGGCCAGAACGTCAACGCCTATCGCGGCGCGTATGGCGCCGATGCGGGCGAGGCGGTGCAGTACGCCGATCTGGGGCTGCTGATTCGCACCATTGCGCAGATCGAAGGCGTCGGCCGCATCCGTTTCACCACCTCGCACCCGCTGGAGTTTTCCGACTCGCTGGTGGATGCGTATCGCGACGTGCCGCAGCTGGCCAACTACCTGCATCTGCCGGTGCAGGCCGGCAGCGACCGCATCCTGTCGGCGATGAAGCGCGGCTACACCGCGCTGGAATTCAAATCCAAGATCCGCAAGCTGCGCGCGGTGCGCCCGGATATCTCGATCAGCTCGGACTTCATCGTCGGCTTTCCCGGCGAGACCGAGGCGGACTTCGAAAAGACCATGAAGCTGATCGAGGACGTCGGCTTCGACCAGAGCTTTTCGTTCGTGTATTCACGCCGTCCCGGCACCCCGGCCTCGGATCTGCACGACGACACCCCCGAAGCGGTCAAGCAGGCACGCCTGGCAAGATTGCAGGCGCAGATCAGCGCGCACGCGGCCGGCATTTCGCAATCCATGGTCGGCAGCGTGCAGCGCGTGCTGGTGGAAGGCCCGTCGCGGCGCGACCCGAACGAGTTGACCGGCAAGAGCGAGAACATGCGCCCGGTGAACTTCCCGGGCCATCCGCGGCTGATCGGCCAGTTCGTCGATGTGCTGATTACCGAGGCGATGAGCAATTCGCTGCGCGGACGCATCCAGTTGGACGATAGCGCGGGCTGA
- a CDS encoding PhoH family protein, whose translation MNAPAYRDFTLQPEDTERLANLAGPFDAHLRQIELKLGVEIANRGNIFRVTGPEPAITAAQQLLTALYDEAASIIFDNHAIHLRLNDANVEHVVERAYQPQDVAIKVKRGTVRGRGANQAKYLHAIATHDINFGIGPAGTGKTFLAVASAVEALNESRVQRLILVRPAVEAGEKLGFLPGDLSQKVDPYLRPLYDALYEMLGVEKVVKLLEKNVIEIAPLAYMRGRTLNDAYVILDEAQNTTIEQMKMFLTRLGFGSTAVVTGDLTQIDLPKHVKSGLRDAIEVLRDVEGASFTFFEARDVVRHPLVQRIVTAYEKRDQREDAAKDSAE comes from the coding sequence ATGAACGCACCTGCCTATCGTGATTTCACCCTGCAGCCCGAAGACACCGAGCGCCTGGCCAACCTGGCCGGCCCCTTCGACGCGCACCTGCGCCAGATCGAACTCAAGCTCGGCGTGGAGATCGCCAACCGCGGCAACATCTTCCGCGTCACTGGCCCGGAGCCGGCGATCACCGCCGCCCAGCAGCTGCTGACCGCGCTGTACGACGAAGCGGCCTCGATCATCTTCGACAACCACGCCATCCACCTGCGCCTGAACGATGCCAATGTCGAGCACGTGGTCGAGCGCGCGTACCAGCCGCAGGACGTGGCGATCAAGGTCAAGCGCGGCACCGTGCGCGGCCGTGGCGCCAACCAGGCCAAGTACCTGCATGCGATCGCCACCCACGACATCAACTTCGGCATCGGCCCGGCCGGCACCGGCAAGACCTTCCTGGCAGTGGCCAGTGCGGTGGAAGCGCTGAACGAATCGCGCGTGCAGCGCCTGATCCTGGTGCGCCCGGCCGTGGAAGCCGGCGAGAAGCTCGGCTTCCTGCCCGGCGACCTCAGCCAGAAGGTGGACCCCTACCTGCGCCCGCTCTATGACGCGCTGTACGAAATGCTGGGCGTGGAAAAGGTGGTCAAGCTGCTGGAGAAGAACGTCATCGAGATCGCCCCGCTGGCCTACATGCGCGGCCGCACGCTCAACGACGCCTACGTGATCCTGGACGAGGCGCAGAACACCACCATCGAACAGATGAAGATGTTCCTGACCCGCCTGGGTTTCGGCTCCACCGCGGTGGTGACCGGCGACCTGACCCAGATCGACCTGCCCAAGCACGTCAAGTCCGGCCTGCGCGATGCGATCGAAGTGCTGCGTGACGTGGAAGGCGCCAGCTTCACCTTCTTCGAAGCGCGCGACGTGGTACGCCACCCGCTGGTGCAACGCATCGTCACCGCGTATGAGAAGCGCGATCAGCGGGAAGACGCTGCCAAAGACAGCGCAGAGTGA
- a CDS encoding IS481 family transposase yields MNLHKHARLTPRGRALLVQRVVEHGLRVEEAAHASGVSVRTAYKWLARYRLSGEDGLQDRSSRPQHCPHATGPELVEQILQQRQQRSTYGQIAAHLQVGRSTIARIVRRAGLHRLAELEPRPPVVRYQYPQPGGMLHLDIKKLGRFCQAGHRVTGDRTQASRGAGWEYVHVAIDDHSRVAFSSLHPDESRLSACRALIAAVRYYRSLGVTFQRVLTDNGACYRSKAFARTIRHLNLRHYRTRPYTPRTNGKAERFIQTALREWAYAHRYDSSEQRAAYLGHWLHHYNWHRPHASLAHRPPISRIHIPLNNVVGLHS; encoded by the coding sequence ATGAACCTGCATAAACATGCCCGTTTAACACCACGAGGTCGAGCCTTGCTCGTTCAGCGCGTCGTGGAGCATGGCTTGCGTGTGGAAGAGGCCGCGCATGCCAGCGGCGTGAGCGTGCGGACCGCCTACAAGTGGCTGGCGCGCTATCGCCTGTCGGGAGAGGACGGCCTGCAGGACCGCTCTTCGCGCCCGCAGCATTGCCCGCATGCCACCGGGCCGGAGCTGGTCGAGCAGATCCTGCAGCAGCGCCAACAACGCTCCACCTACGGGCAAATTGCCGCTCACCTGCAGGTGGGCCGGAGCACCATCGCGCGCATCGTCCGCCGCGCCGGCCTGCATCGCCTGGCCGAACTGGAACCCAGGCCCCCGGTCGTGCGCTACCAATATCCCCAGCCCGGCGGCATGTTGCATCTGGATATCAAAAAGCTCGGGCGCTTCTGCCAAGCCGGTCATCGTGTCACCGGCGATCGTACCCAGGCCAGCCGAGGAGCCGGATGGGAGTACGTCCATGTCGCCATCGACGATCACTCCCGCGTTGCGTTCAGCAGCCTGCACCCAGATGAAAGTCGCCTCAGCGCCTGCCGGGCGTTGATCGCCGCGGTGCGCTATTACCGCAGCCTGGGCGTGACCTTCCAGCGTGTGTTGACCGACAACGGCGCCTGCTATCGCTCCAAGGCCTTCGCCCGCACCATCCGGCACCTCAACCTCAGGCACTACCGCACCCGCCCCTATACCCCACGCACCAATGGCAAGGCAGAACGCTTCATCCAGACGGCATTGCGTGAGTGGGCCTACGCCCACCGCTATGACAGCTCCGAGCAACGTGCCGCTTACCTGGGGCACTGGCTCCATCACTACAACTGGCATCGGCCCCATGCCAGCCTCGCACACCGACCTCCCATCTCACGGATCCACATCCCACTGAACAACGTGGTGGGTTTACACAGCTAG
- the ybeY gene encoding rRNA maturation RNase YbeY: MTKGPVRLDVAVSYALPRAGLPSAVSFRKWVAAALKGRIREADLAVRVVDQKEGCSLNHHYRGKDYATNVLSFPAELPEGLPKGIKMPLLGDLVICAPVVAREAAEQGKSLAAHYAHLTVHGTLHLLGWDHEDDKEADAMEQLEREILADLGIEDPYAGER; the protein is encoded by the coding sequence ATGACCAAAGGTCCGGTCCGCCTCGACGTCGCCGTCAGTTATGCGTTGCCACGCGCAGGCCTGCCGTCGGCGGTGAGTTTTCGCAAGTGGGTGGCTGCCGCCCTGAAGGGACGCATCCGCGAGGCCGATCTGGCGGTGCGCGTGGTCGACCAGAAAGAAGGCTGCTCGCTCAACCACCACTACCGCGGCAAGGATTACGCCACCAATGTGCTGAGCTTCCCGGCCGAACTGCCGGAGGGTCTGCCCAAGGGCATCAAGATGCCGCTGCTGGGCGACCTGGTGATCTGCGCGCCGGTGGTGGCGCGCGAGGCCGCAGAACAGGGCAAATCGCTGGCCGCGCACTACGCGCACCTGACCGTGCACGGTACCTTGCATCTACTGGGCTGGGACCACGAAGACGACAAGGAGGCCGATGCGATGGAGCAACTGGAACGCGAGATCCTGGCCGACCTGGGGATCGAAGACCCTTATGCGGGAGAGCGTTGA
- a CDS encoding HlyC/CorC family transporter, translating to MSEDDSSYSSETPEKRRSWLERLSAAFSGEPHTRDELVALLRTAEQDGLIAADTLRMMEGAISVAELTVGDVMISRSQMVSLPVEARFIDLMKQVVESGHSRFPVHGENKDEVLGILLAKDLLRGVVADNGPGNVRELLRPAVLIPESKKLNVLLKEFRLSRNHMAIVVDEYGGVAGLVTIEDVLEQIVGQIDDEHDDAEEENSLIAIQADGRYVVDALTPIEDFNERFGAEFSDDEYDTVGGLVTDAIGHLPETGEELTLGRFAFRVAKADARRVHAFHVTILPPDPQDDA from the coding sequence ATGTCCGAAGACGACAGTAGCTACAGCTCAGAAACCCCCGAAAAACGCCGCAGCTGGCTCGAACGCCTGAGCGCGGCCTTCTCCGGCGAACCCCATACCCGCGACGAACTGGTCGCATTGCTGCGGACCGCCGAACAGGACGGTCTCATCGCCGCAGACACCTTGCGCATGATGGAAGGCGCGATCTCCGTCGCCGAGCTCACCGTGGGCGATGTGATGATTTCGCGCTCGCAGATGGTCTCCCTGCCGGTGGAAGCGCGCTTCATCGACCTGATGAAGCAGGTGGTCGAATCCGGCCATTCGCGCTTCCCGGTGCACGGCGAGAACAAGGACGAGGTGCTCGGCATCCTGCTGGCCAAGGACCTGTTGCGCGGCGTGGTCGCCGACAACGGGCCCGGCAACGTGCGCGAGCTGCTGCGCCCGGCGGTGCTGATCCCCGAGTCCAAGAAGCTCAACGTCCTGCTCAAGGAATTCCGCCTGTCGCGCAACCACATGGCGATCGTGGTGGACGAGTACGGCGGCGTCGCCGGCCTGGTCACCATCGAGGACGTGCTGGAGCAGATCGTCGGCCAGATCGACGACGAGCACGACGACGCCGAGGAAGAGAATTCGCTGATCGCCATCCAGGCCGATGGGCGTTACGTAGTCGACGCGCTGACGCCGATCGAGGACTTCAACGAGCGCTTCGGCGCCGAGTTCTCCGACGACGAATACGACACCGTCGGCGGCCTGGTCACCGATGCGATCGGACACCTGCCGGAAACCGGCGAGGAACTGACGCTGGGCCGGTTTGCGTTCCGCGTGGCCAAGGCCGACGCGCGCCGTGTGCACGCCTTCCACGTCACCATCCTGCCGCCCGACCCGCAGGACGACGCTTGA
- a CDS encoding DUF4105 domain-containing protein has protein sequence MNQFIRTAPQRCGARRWLACWALLLTMLLAAPLALAQAVLGEAAPAIAQAAAPPPRVGVVTMQPGEVFFERFGHDAIVVVDPLTQQATSYNFGFFDPSEPDFVPRFARGEMMYYLVALPLEEDLSQYRNVGRGVSVQWLDLPAEQARALADGLAVRSRPENARYHYDYFEANCATMVRDALDRAMGGTLKSQLAGRSRGNTYRSEAVRLASPAPWMWLGFDLGLGPYADRPLSRWEEAFVPMRLADSLTQVHNSAGRPLVQSTQVLLPHRVAPEPAEQQRHWWPWLLAGVLMAAGVLALRRRQRLLAGLALPFWLLCAIGGGLLVYLWGFTAHQSAWANRNLLLVNPLCLLLWFGGVRLQLGHRPGRWFNVLAWLVAAGALLALVIHWLSFQAQDNLQWVMLLLPIHAALAIALQPRDVSLSRR, from the coding sequence TTGAACCAGTTCATCCGCACGGCGCCGCAGCGCTGCGGCGCCCGGCGATGGCTCGCCTGCTGGGCGCTGCTGCTGACGATGTTGCTGGCAGCGCCGCTCGCACTGGCACAGGCTGTGCTGGGCGAGGCTGCCCCGGCCATTGCCCAAGCTGCCGCACCGCCGCCGCGCGTCGGCGTGGTGACCATGCAACCCGGCGAAGTGTTCTTCGAACGCTTCGGGCATGACGCCATCGTGGTGGTCGATCCACTCACCCAGCAGGCCACCTCGTACAACTTCGGCTTCTTCGACCCGAGCGAGCCGGACTTCGTGCCGCGTTTCGCACGCGGCGAAATGATGTATTACCTGGTGGCGCTGCCGCTGGAAGAAGACCTGTCGCAATACCGCAACGTCGGCCGTGGCGTCAGTGTGCAGTGGCTGGATCTGCCGGCCGAGCAGGCACGCGCGCTTGCCGATGGCCTGGCTGTCCGCAGCCGGCCGGAAAACGCCCGCTATCACTACGATTATTTCGAAGCCAACTGCGCCACGATGGTGCGCGATGCGCTCGATCGCGCCATGGGCGGCACGCTGAAATCGCAACTGGCCGGCCGCTCGCGCGGCAATACCTACCGCAGCGAAGCGGTGCGCCTGGCCTCCCCCGCCCCGTGGATGTGGCTGGGCTTCGACCTGGGGCTGGGGCCCTATGCCGATCGCCCCTTGTCGCGCTGGGAAGAAGCGTTCGTGCCGATGCGCTTGGCCGACAGCCTGACCCAGGTGCACAACAGCGCTGGCCGGCCGTTGGTGCAATCCACCCAGGTGCTGCTGCCGCATCGTGTCGCGCCCGAGCCTGCCGAACAGCAGCGACATTGGTGGCCGTGGTTGCTGGCCGGCGTACTGATGGCCGCCGGCGTGCTGGCGCTGCGTCGCCGGCAACGTCTGCTGGCCGGGCTGGCGCTGCCGTTCTGGCTGCTGTGCGCCATCGGTGGCGGCCTGCTGGTGTATCTGTGGGGATTCACCGCACATCAATCCGCGTGGGCCAACCGCAATCTCTTGCTGGTCAATCCACTGTGTCTGCTGCTGTGGTTTGGTGGCGTCCGGCTGCAGCTGGGCCATCGGCCGGGCCGTTGGTTCAATGTGCTGGCCTGGCTGGTGGCAGCCGGCGCGCTGCTGGCATTGGTGATCCACTGGCTGTCGTTCCAGGCCCAGGACAACCTGCAGTGGGTGATGCTGCTGTTGCCGATCCACGCCGCGCTCGCGATCGCCCTGCAGCCGCGCGACGTGTCGCTCTCTCGACGCTGA
- a CDS encoding magnesium and cobalt transport protein CorA, with the protein MNNHGRHPDNPSCVITCAYYDGDGERHDISLEQISDVLERPDGFVWVGLYEPQESVLHKLRDEFGLHDLAIEDALKAHQRPKAESYGNSLFVVVNTAQLVNERIRYGETHAFLGKRFLLTVRHGASLSYTPVRHRVEREPAMLRMGASFCLYGVLDFVVDNYLPIMDEFRDTLERLEKDIFADDYKRETVVRLYELKRELNKMRLVVAPLQDVLSHLKRNPGSLIHADVGIYLRDVLDHAVRINDAIDTLREMLGTALSVNLSMVTLAQGETVKRLGAWAALLAAPTLITSWYGMNFTHMPELDEPYAYPLLVGGIVASCLVLYRLFKRARWL; encoded by the coding sequence ATGAACAACCACGGCCGCCATCCAGACAACCCGTCCTGCGTCATCACCTGCGCGTACTACGACGGCGACGGTGAGCGGCACGACATCAGCCTGGAGCAGATCAGCGACGTGCTGGAGCGCCCGGATGGCTTCGTCTGGGTCGGCCTGTACGAACCGCAGGAATCGGTGCTGCACAAGCTGCGGGACGAGTTCGGCCTGCATGACCTGGCGATCGAAGACGCGCTCAAGGCGCACCAGCGCCCCAAGGCCGAGAGTTACGGCAACTCGCTGTTCGTGGTGGTCAATACCGCCCAGCTGGTCAACGAGCGCATCCGTTATGGCGAAACGCATGCATTCCTGGGTAAACGGTTTCTACTGACGGTGCGCCATGGCGCATCGCTGTCGTATACGCCGGTGCGGCATCGGGTCGAGCGCGAGCCGGCCATGCTGCGCATGGGCGCCTCGTTCTGCCTGTATGGCGTGCTGGACTTCGTGGTCGATAACTACCTGCCGATCATGGACGAGTTCCGCGACACGCTGGAGCGCCTGGAAAAGGACATCTTTGCCGACGACTACAAGCGCGAGACGGTGGTGCGCCTGTATGAGCTCAAGCGCGAACTCAACAAGATGCGGCTGGTGGTGGCGCCGTTGCAGGACGTGCTCTCGCACCTCAAGCGCAACCCCGGCTCGCTGATCCACGCAGACGTGGGCATCTACCTGCGCGACGTGCTCGATCATGCGGTGCGCATCAACGACGCCATCGACACCCTGCGCGAAATGCTGGGGACCGCACTCAGCGTCAACCTGTCGATGGTGACGCTGGCACAGGGCGAGACGGTCAAGCGCCTGGGCGCCTGGGCCGCCCTGCTGGCCGCACCCACGCTGATCACCAGTTGGTACGGCATGAACTTCACCCACATGCCCGAACTCGACGAGCCCTACGCCTACCCCCTGCTGGTGGGCGGCATCGTGGCCTCCTGCCTGGTGCTGTATCGCCTGTTCAAGCGGGCGCGGTGGCTTTGA
- a CDS encoding NAD-dependent succinate-semialdehyde dehydrogenase → MSYDTVNPANGQVEHTQHTLDAAGIEARLAASAKAFPAWAALPLAERGALLRRVGEELTKRRDDLQRIMTAEMGKLRHEALAEVDKCAQACAYYADHAAEYLAPHEISTEAQSSYVRYEPLGCVFAVMPWNFPLWQAFRFLAPGLMAGNVSLLKHASNVPRCADAMKQVLDAAGIPPGVFDVLHIDNDQAADVLRDDRIAAVTLTGSERAGRSLAANAGDQLKKCVMELGGSDAFIVLDDADLEHTVESAVQSRFDNSGQTCIAAKRFIVVDAIADPFIERFVAAASKRVVGDPQQEGTTLAPMARADLREELHKQVQASVEKGAKVLLGGEPVSGSHAGYPATILDQVAPGMPAYAEEFFGPVASIIRVADEADAVRVANDTTFGLGGSVWTADAKRGERVAQQLHCGAAFVNSVVKSDVRLPFGGIKRSGFGRELADHGIHEFMNIKTIYIA, encoded by the coding sequence ATGTCCTACGACACCGTCAATCCGGCCAACGGCCAGGTCGAGCACACCCAGCACACCCTGGACGCTGCCGGCATCGAAGCGCGCCTGGCCGCATCGGCCAAGGCATTTCCGGCCTGGGCCGCGTTGCCGCTGGCCGAGCGCGGCGCGTTGCTACGACGCGTCGGCGAAGAACTGACCAAGCGACGTGATGACCTGCAACGCATCATGACCGCCGAAATGGGCAAGCTGCGCCACGAGGCGTTGGCCGAAGTCGACAAGTGCGCGCAGGCCTGCGCGTATTACGCCGATCATGCGGCCGAGTACCTGGCGCCGCACGAGATTTCAACCGAGGCGCAGTCCAGCTATGTGCGCTATGAGCCGCTGGGCTGCGTGTTTGCGGTAATGCCCTGGAATTTTCCGTTGTGGCAGGCATTCCGGTTCCTGGCGCCCGGCCTGATGGCCGGCAACGTGTCGCTGCTCAAGCACGCCAGCAACGTGCCGCGCTGCGCAGACGCCATGAAGCAGGTGCTGGACGCGGCCGGTATTCCGCCAGGCGTGTTCGATGTATTGCACATCGACAACGACCAGGCCGCCGATGTCCTGCGCGACGATCGGATTGCTGCGGTGACCTTGACCGGCAGCGAACGCGCCGGGCGCTCGCTCGCTGCCAACGCTGGCGACCAGCTAAAGAAGTGCGTGATGGAACTGGGCGGCAGCGATGCCTTCATCGTGCTGGACGATGCGGACTTGGAGCACACGGTGGAATCGGCGGTGCAGTCGCGCTTCGACAACAGCGGGCAGACCTGCATCGCAGCCAAGCGCTTCATCGTGGTCGATGCCATCGCCGACCCGTTCATCGAGCGTTTCGTCGCCGCTGCGTCCAAGCGCGTGGTGGGCGACCCGCAGCAGGAAGGCACGACGCTCGCACCGATGGCACGCGCCGACCTGCGCGAGGAATTGCACAAGCAGGTGCAGGCCAGCGTGGAGAAGGGTGCCAAGGTATTGCTGGGCGGCGAGCCGGTATCGGGTTCGCATGCAGGCTACCCGGCCACGATCCTCGACCAGGTCGCCCCCGGCATGCCGGCGTACGCGGAGGAATTCTTCGGCCCGGTGGCCTCGATCATTCGAGTGGCCGACGAAGCAGACGCGGTGCGCGTGGCCAACGACACCACCTTCGGCCTGGGCGGCAGCGTTTGGACGGCGGACGCCAAGCGTGGCGAACGCGTCGCCCAGCAGCTGCACTGCGGCGCCGCCTTCGTCAACTCGGTGGTCAAGAGCGATGTGCGGCTCCCGTTCGGTGGCATCAAACGCTCAGGCTTCGGCCGCGAGCTGGCCGATCACGGCATCCACGAGTTCATGAACATCAAGACGATCTATATAGCTTGA
- a CDS encoding ABC transporter permease subunit produces MMRASRGGRVLGGGILALGFGFLYLPILLLMVYSFNASRLATVWGGFSTRWYGQLLRDRQLLDAAWVSLEVAFWTACASTVLGTMAAMAMVRMRRFPGKTVFGALITAPLVMPEVIIGLSILLLLVSMGGVLGIAPRGAVAIWVAHVTFTVSFVTVVISSRLQELDRSLEEAAMDLGATPLKVFFLITLPIIAPALASGWLLAFTLSLDDVVIASFLAGPSSTTLPIKVFSSVRLGISPKINALATLMVLAVSIAAVVGWWLLARSEKRRLRDQQLTQQAIA; encoded by the coding sequence ATGATGCGCGCCTCGCGCGGTGGGCGGGTACTGGGGGGGGGCATCCTCGCGCTGGGGTTCGGTTTTCTGTATCTGCCGATCCTGTTGCTGATGGTGTATTCGTTCAACGCCTCGCGCCTGGCTACGGTGTGGGGCGGCTTTTCCACTCGCTGGTATGGCCAATTGCTGCGCGACCGGCAACTGCTGGACGCGGCCTGGGTCAGCCTGGAGGTGGCGTTCTGGACCGCCTGCGCATCGACCGTGCTCGGCACCATGGCGGCCATGGCGATGGTGCGCATGCGCAGATTCCCAGGCAAGACCGTGTTCGGTGCCTTGATCACCGCGCCACTGGTGATGCCGGAAGTGATCATCGGGCTGTCGATCCTGTTGCTGCTGGTCTCGATGGGCGGGGTGCTCGGTATCGCGCCACGCGGCGCGGTGGCGATCTGGGTGGCGCATGTCACCTTCACCGTATCGTTCGTGACGGTGGTGATTTCTTCGCGCCTGCAGGAGCTGGACCGCTCGCTGGAAGAAGCCGCGATGGATCTGGGCGCGACGCCACTGAAGGTGTTCTTCCTGATCACCTTGCCGATCATCGCTCCGGCCCTGGCCTCCGGCTGGCTGCTGGCCTTTACGCTGTCGCTGGACGATGTGGTGATCGCCAGCTTCCTGGCCGGGCCCAGTTCCACCACGCTGCCGATCAAGGTGTTCTCGTCGGTGCGGCTGGGCATCAGCCCCAAGATCAACGCACTGGCCACGCTGATGGTGCTGGCAGTCTCGATTGCCGCGGTGGTCGGCTGGTGGCTGCTGGCGCGCAGCGAAAAACGCCGCCTGCGCGATCAGCAGCTGACACAGCAAGCGATTGCCTGA